A single region of the Plantactinospora soyae genome encodes:
- the rhaI gene encoding L-rhamnose isomerase, whose product MTETAVRDALRAQRIEVPSWAYGNSGTRFKVFSQPGVPRTPEEKIADAAQVHAFTGVAPIVSLHIPWDRVDDFAKLGSYAAEQGVRIGTINTNVFQDDDYRLGSVTNPDPRIRRKALGHLLECVDIMDATGSADLKLWFSDGTNYPGQDDIRARQDRLAEALAATYERLGDDQRMLLEYKLFEPAFYMTDVPDWGTAYAHCLKLGEKAQVVIDTGHHAPGTNIEFIVAFLLREGKLGAFDFNSRFYADDDLMVGAADPFQLFRIMYEIVRADALRPDSGVNFMLDQCHNIEPKIPAQIRSVMNVQEATAKALLVDAEALAAAQTAGDVLGANGVLMDAYDTDVRPLLREVRADLGLDPEPMAAYARSGYAQRIAAERVGGQQAGWGA is encoded by the coding sequence ATGACCGAGACCGCCGTCCGGGACGCGCTACGCGCGCAACGGATCGAGGTGCCCTCCTGGGCGTACGGCAACTCGGGCACCCGGTTCAAGGTGTTCAGCCAGCCCGGCGTGCCGCGTACCCCGGAGGAGAAGATCGCCGACGCGGCCCAGGTGCACGCCTTCACCGGAGTGGCCCCGATCGTCTCGCTGCACATCCCGTGGGACCGGGTGGACGACTTCGCCAAGCTGGGGTCGTACGCCGCGGAGCAGGGAGTGCGGATCGGCACCATCAACACCAACGTGTTCCAGGACGACGACTACCGGCTCGGCAGCGTCACCAACCCCGATCCCCGGATCCGTCGCAAGGCCCTCGGCCACCTGCTGGAGTGCGTCGACATCATGGACGCCACCGGCTCGGCCGACCTGAAGCTGTGGTTCTCCGACGGCACCAACTACCCCGGCCAGGACGACATCCGGGCCCGGCAGGACCGGTTGGCCGAGGCGCTCGCCGCCACCTACGAGCGGCTCGGCGACGACCAGCGGATGCTGCTGGAGTACAAGCTCTTCGAACCGGCCTTCTACATGACCGACGTGCCCGACTGGGGCACCGCGTACGCGCACTGCCTCAAGCTCGGTGAGAAGGCCCAGGTCGTGATCGACACCGGCCACCACGCCCCGGGCACCAACATCGAGTTCATCGTGGCCTTCCTGCTCCGGGAGGGCAAGCTCGGCGCGTTCGACTTCAACTCCCGGTTCTACGCCGACGACGACCTGATGGTCGGCGCGGCCGATCCGTTCCAACTGTTCCGGATCATGTACGAGATCGTCCGGGCCGACGCGCTGCGCCCGGACTCGGGAGTCAACTTCATGCTCGACCAGTGCCACAACATCGAGCCGAAGATCCCGGCCCAGATCCGGTCGGTGATGAACGTGCAGGAGGCGACCGCGAAGGCGCTGCTGGTCGACGCGGAGGCACTGGCCGCCGCACAGACGGCCGGGGACGTACTCGGGGCCAACGGCGTGCTGATGGACGCGTACGACACCGACGTACGGCCGCTGCTGCGCGAGGTCCGCGCGGACCTCGGCCTCGACCCGGAGCCGATGGCCGCGTACGCCCGGTCCGGTTACGCACAGCGGATCGCCGCCGAGCGGGTCGGCGGCCAGCAGGCCGGTTGGGGAGCATGA
- a CDS encoding L-rhamnose mutarotase, which translates to MRRVCFVLRVRPERLAEYRERHAEVWPEMLRALHGAGWHDYSLFLHEDGLLVGHFRTADLAASLAAMERTEVNARWQAEMAPFFVDLDGRRPDEGFVVLDEIFNLDAQLAALDTTEA; encoded by the coding sequence ATGCGGCGAGTGTGTTTCGTCCTGCGGGTCCGGCCCGAGCGGCTGGCCGAATATCGGGAACGGCACGCGGAGGTCTGGCCGGAGATGCTGCGCGCACTCCACGGGGCCGGCTGGCACGACTACTCCCTCTTCCTGCACGAGGACGGGCTGCTGGTCGGACACTTCCGCACCGCCGACCTGGCCGCCTCGCTCGCCGCGATGGAGCGCACCGAGGTCAATGCCCGGTGGCAGGCAGAGATGGCACCATTTTTCGTCGATCTGGACGGGCGACGTCCCGACGAGGGATTCGTCGTCCTCGACGAGATCTTCAACCTGGACGCGCAACTCGCCGCGCTCGACACCACGGAGGCCTGA